Proteins co-encoded in one Dendropsophus ebraccatus isolate aDenEbr1 chromosome 9, aDenEbr1.pat, whole genome shotgun sequence genomic window:
- the LOC138800693 gene encoding tubulin alpha chain, whose amino-acid sequence MRECISVHVGQAGVQMGNACWELYCLEHGIQPDGQMPSEKVGAGDDSFTTFFSETGAGKHVPRAVFVDLEPTVIDEVRAGTYRQLFHPEQLISGKEDAANNYARGHYTIGKEIIDPVLDRIRKLADQCTGLQGFLVFHSFGGGTGSGFTSLLMERLSVDYGKKSKLEFSIYPAPQVSTAVVEPYNSILTTHTTLEHSDCAFMVDNEAIYDICRRNLDIERPTYTNLNRLISQIVSSITASLRFDGALNVDLTEFQTNLVPYPRIHFPLATYAPVISAEKAYHEQLSVSEITNACFEPANQMVKCDPRHGKYMACCLLYRGDVVPKDVNAAIAAIKTKRTIQFVDWCPTGFKVGINYQPPTAVPGGDLAKVQRAVCMLSNTTAIAEAWARLDHKFDLMYAKRAFVHWYVGEGMEEGEFSEAREDMAALEKDYEEVGIDSYEDEDEGEE is encoded by the exons AGGGAATGCATCTCAGTCCACGTTGGCCAGGCTGGAGTCCAGATGGGCaatgcctgctgggagttgtactgcCTGGAGCATGGCATTCAACCAGACGGGCAGATGCCCAGTGAGAAGGTCGGAGCAGGAGACGATTCCTTTACTACGTTCTTCAGTGAGACGGGGGCTGGTAAACATGTCCCCCGTGCTGTGTTTGTGGACCTGGAACCCACAGTGATCG ATGAGGTTAGGGCTGGTACCTACCGCCAGCTTTTCCATCCAGAACAGCTTATCAGTGGCAAAGAAGATGCAGCCAACAACTATGCCCGTGGCCATTACACCATAGGCAAGGAGATCATAGATCCTGTCCTGGACAGAATACGAAAGCTG GCCGATCAGTGCACAGGTTTGCAGGGATTTTTGGTTTTCCACAGTTTCGGTGGCGGCACTGGATCCGGCTTCACCTCCCTCTTGATGGAACGTCTCTCCGTTGACTATGGCAAGAAGTCCAAGCTTGAGTTCTCCATCTATCCAGCACCTCAAGTTTCCACCGCTGTCGTTGAGCCATATAACTCCATCCTCACCACCCACACCACACTGGAGCACTCAGATTGCGCCTTCATGGTGGACAATGAGGCCATCTACGACATCTGCCGCAGGAACCTGGACATTGAGCGCCCAACCTACACTAACCTGAACCGACTTATCAGTCAGATTGTGTCCTCCATCACGGCCTCTCTCAGGTTTGATGGTGCTCTGAATGTAGACTTGACAGAGTTCCAGACCAACCTGGTGCCCTACCCCCGTATCCACTTCCCCCTGGCCACCTATGCCCCCGTCATCTCTGCAGAGAAAGCTTACCATGAGCAGCTCTCTGTGTCTGAGATCACCAACGCTTGCTTTGAGCCGGCCAACCAGATGGTGAAATGTGACCCCAGACATGGAAAATACATGGCCTGCTGCCTGCTGTACCGCGGTGATGTGGTACCTAAGGACGTCAATGCTGCCATTGCTGCCATCAAGACCAAGCGCACCATCCAGTTTGTGGACTGGTGCCCAACAGGTTTCAAGGTTGGTATCAATTACCAACCACCAACTGCAGTTCCTGGTGGAGACCTGGCCAAggtgcagcgtgctgtgtgcatGTTGAGTAACACCACCGCCATTGCCGAGGCCTGGGCTCGCCTGGACCACAAGTTTGACCTGATGTATGCCAAGCGTGCCTTTGTGCACTGGTATGTGGGTGAGGGGATGGAGGAAGGAGAGTTCTCTGAGGCCCGGGAGGACATGGCCGCCCTGGAGAAGGATTATGAAGAGGTTGGGATAGACTCTTATGAAGATGAAGATGAAGGAGAGGAATAA